A window of Streptomyces broussonetiae genomic DNA:
CCAGCCGGAGGCGCCGGTCACGAAGATGCGCATGGGAAGCCCCAAAGAGTCGATGTCAGTGACTGTCATAGACGGTACACCTGATGTCAGCACCTGTCATCACGTAGGATCTGCGCATGGTGAGATGGAAGCCGGACGCGCGCGGACGCCTTGCGCAGGCCGCACTGGAGCTGTACGGCGAGCGCGGGTACGAGCAGACCACCGTGGCGGAGATCGCCAAGCGGGCCGGGCTCACGGAACGGACGTTCTTCCGGCACTACGCCGACAAGCGCGAGGTGCTGTTCTCCGGCGCCGGTGAGCTGGAGGAACTGTTCGTCGGCGCGGTCGCGGGAGCCCCGCAGTCGGCGGCGCCCGTCGACGCGGTCGCGCTCGGTCTGGACGCCGTCGCCGGGATGTTCGCCGACCGGCGTGAATTCGCGGGCAAGCGACACGCGGTGATCACGGCGCACACGGACCTCATGGAACGCGAGCTGACCAAACTCGCCTCGCTGTCGGCTGCGCTCGCCGACACGCTGCGCCACCGCGGTGTGGGGGAGCCGGCCGCGAGCCTGGCCGCCGAGGTGGGCGTCGCCGTCTTCAAGATCGCCTTCGAGCGCTGGATCGTGCACGGTGAGGAACGCACGTTGAGGGACCTGGTCAGGGACTCGCTCGCCGAGCTGAAAGCCGTGGCCTCGGGCGACCGGACGCACGGATGAGCCGTGCCCGACCGTATCGGCGCCACCGTCGGACCTGGACGGCGGCACCGACCCGCGGGCTCACCGGCAGCAGGTGCTGACGCCCGGACGCCAGGCGCGGGCAAGCCCCGCGAAGCCGCCGTCGGCGAGGATGCCGCCGCTGAGCCTGCCTCCGCCGCGCGCCACCTGGCCGGTCCTGGACGCGGCTGCTTGAGCCGTCCCGGGCCGTCTCGGCCGGCCGACGGCCGGTCCTGAGGGCAGTGGGGCCTCGGCCGTACGGGCGGCGCCCGCGCGGATAGCGCCGAGGAACCGGCGGTCACCGCCGCGCCGGGCGAACACCGCCACCTGCCCGGGGCGGCCGGCACGCAGGCGGAAGTCGTCCCGGGCCGCGGGGACCTGGCGGCGCGTACGACCACACCGAGCCGGGCGCCCGCCGCAGTCGCGAACGACGGTCCGGGGTCCTGTGCAGGTGCGCCCTGCGGTCCGGGCGCCTGCCGGACCTAGTCCGGTATCGCTCCTCGAGCGGCCGGTCCGTACGGCTCGGCAGGCGCAACCCCCGTGACGGATCGGCCCGTTCGCCGATGACGCCGACGGGCGACGGCTCGATGACCGTACGGCCGTCACGGGCCACCGGAAAGGACGGCCCTCCTTCCACGCGACGGCAGGGACTACGGCAGGCCCCACGCCGGGCCCGGCTCGCTGAGGGCCACGGGTGCGATGACGAGGTCGGGGCGGGAGCCGGAGTGGACCAGCACCTCGCGGCCCTTGGGCAGGCCGATGGCGAGGGTGCCGTCGCCGAGGTCCTGGGTGTGGGCGGGAGTCCCGTCGTCCAGTTCTGCCGTGACGGTCCCGCCGAGGCCGTGCCGCAGCTTGAGGGGCTCGCCCGCCAGGCTCTTGACCCGGATGAACCGGGTGACCCCGGCCGCCCTGACGGCGCTGACCAGAAAGGCGCCCTGCGTACGGAAGTTGTGCAGGGTCACGTCCGCCCACGCGGACGGCACGGCCGGGAAGACGCGGACGATGCCGCCCCAGCTCTGGCAGAACATGTCGTGCAGGGACTGCGAGGCGGACAGCGGTGTCTCGATGACCGGGCCCGCCTCCGTGTAGTGCGTGTTGGCGCGGCAGGGATAGCGGGTGGTGGGATCGAAGAACTTCCGCAGGTACGCGATCGCGGTGTCGCCGTCTCCCGTCATCGCGTACATCGAGGCCGCGCCGGTGTAGCTGTAACCCCGGTGGGCGCCGGTCAGCGCGTGCCAGTGCGCCACCGACTTGGTGATCAGGTCGCGGCTCTCGGGCTGGTCCCAGTTGACGAGGTACAGCGGGTACACCATCAGCAGGTGCGAGTAGTGCCGGTGGGACTGCGCGTAGGGGGTTGCGGCACCGATCATGAAGCCGTTGTCGTCGACCGGGTACGGTGTGAGCCTGGCCAGCACCTCCTGCCAGCGCGGGACCAACTCGTCCTTGATGCCGAGCAGTCGGGCCGAGTCGATGAGGGTCTGACAGCCCCAGCGGATCAGTGCCAGGTCGTAGTTGGTGTCCTGGGGCGGTACGACGGGATACTCGGGGGAGAGGGTGCTCGGCAGGTGCAGCTTGCCGTCGCTGCCGGGAGCGAGGAAGTGCAGGTAGTAGCCGATCGCCCGGCGCAGCACCGGATAGATCGTGTCGCGCAGCAGGGACGTGTCCATCGAGTGCCGGTACGACAGCCACACGTTGTGCAGCGCCCAGGTGAGGTCGCCGGTCTCGGCGCCGGTGCCCGGCTGCCCCACCTCGCGCTCGGCGAACATGTCTGAGCTGCGGCCGATGCCGGAGCTGTCCGTGCGGTAGGCGGCGGGCACGTTGGCGGCAAGCTGTTCCTGGTTCTGCCGCAACGTGGTGGCGAGCGCGTCGAGTTCGGGGTGGTTGAAGCCCTGGAT
This region includes:
- a CDS encoding TetR/AcrR family transcriptional regulator encodes the protein MVRWKPDARGRLAQAALELYGERGYEQTTVAEIAKRAGLTERTFFRHYADKREVLFSGAGELEELFVGAVAGAPQSAAPVDAVALGLDAVAGMFADRREFAGKRHAVITAHTDLMERELTKLASLSAALADTLRHRGVGEPAASLAAEVGVAVFKIAFERWIVHGEERTLRDLVRDSLAELKAVASGDRTHG
- a CDS encoding glycosyl hydrolase family 95 catalytic domain-containing protein, with translation MTSQPEKRSPVPRRSVLGTALGGAAVAALPGTAHAGQPIHSVQSVQSVQSGASAVAGRPWRLRDTMTTDGSWQRFLRGQDLLWTKLPTLWYEGPFLGDGLLGSMVYQEPGANRIRFTVQHGRVQDHRPEFGSGWGTCRLPVGHLTLDPVGTITAVDWRLSLFDAELTGTVTTTAGTLTLAALIHDEVLAARVTATGGEKVTWTFHPEEALSPRHISEAPPTGYTANPPWTTRSTADGTAQVLQPLTGGGQTATSYRRLGDDLLLSVGHSFPSGTAAEADSLRNLRRAPSYGVLRRRHTQWWHAFYRKSFVSFPDQRLQSFHWIQLYKVASASRAGGPVMATSGPWLEPTPWPAVWWNLNVQLEYWLIQGFNHPELDALATTLRQNQEQLAANVPAAYRTDSSGIGRSSDMFAEREVGQPGTGAETGDLTWALHNVWLSYRHSMDTSLLRDTIYPVLRRAIGYYLHFLAPGSDGKLHLPSTLSPEYPVVPPQDTNYDLALIRWGCQTLIDSARLLGIKDELVPRWQEVLARLTPYPVDDNGFMIGAATPYAQSHRHYSHLLMVYPLYLVNWDQPESRDLITKSVAHWHALTGAHRGYSYTGAASMYAMTGDGDTAIAYLRKFFDPTTRYPCRANTHYTEAGPVIETPLSASQSLHDMFCQSWGGIVRVFPAVPSAWADVTLHNFRTQGAFLVSAVRAAGVTRFIRVKSLAGEPLKLRHGLGGTVTAELDDGTPAHTQDLGDGTLAIGLPKGREVLVHSGSRPDLVIAPVALSEPGPAWGLP